A part of Gossypium arboreum isolate Shixiya-1 unplaced genomic scaffold, ASM2569848v2 Contig00238, whole genome shotgun sequence genomic DNA contains:
- the LOC128288602 gene encoding 30S ribosomal protein S7, chloroplastic-like, with amino-acid sequence MESVQLEHENVTEFVLVTLRDRVEEGRRFSNEEKDPMTSKELNEEPYEVKISYSTKTETNPLSVLRQAIRGVTPDIAVKARRVGGSTHQVPIEIGSTQGKALAIRWLLGASRKRPGRNMAFKLSSELVDAAKGSGDAIRKKEETHRMAEANRAFAHFR; translated from the exons ATGGAAAGTGTTCAATTGGAACATGAAAACGTGACTGAATTTGTCCTAGTTACTCTTCGGGACAGAGTGGAAGAAGGGAGGAGATTCTCGAACGAGGAAAAGGACCCAATGACTTCGAAAGAATTGAACGAGGAGCCGTATGAGGTGAAAATCTCAT ATTCAACAAAGACAGAAACAAATCCACTATCTGTTTTACGTCAAGCAATACGTGGAGTAACTCCCGATATAGCAGTAAAAGCAAGACGTGTAGGCGGATCGACTCATCAAGTTCCCATTGAAATAGGATCCACACAAGGAAAAGCACTTGCCATTCGTTGGTTATTAGGGGCATCCCGAAAACGTCCGGGTCGAAATATGGCTTTCAAATTAAGTTCCGAATTAGTGGATGCTGCCAAAGGGAGTGGCGATGCCATACGCAAAAAGGAAGAGACTCATAGAATGGCAGAGGCAAATAGAGCTTTTGCACATTTTCGTTAA